Proteins encoded in a region of the Triticum dicoccoides isolate Atlit2015 ecotype Zavitan chromosome 3A, WEW_v2.0, whole genome shotgun sequence genome:
- the LOC119269028 gene encoding basic salivary proline-rich protein 1-like, with product MSGSGGPSGRGPAGGTRSFDFGTDDVLCSYDDFAAPSEPKRLDPVDKDFHESRFGRPSVKVYEQDSYAKEDVLSAVEKCMKKYADNLLRSLEGITSRLSQLEIYCYKLERSIGELRADVLRDETDLRLKSLEKHLHEVHRSIQILRDKQELADTQKELAKFQLTHDESKKKEDVLTAFPEAKKPEEKRDAASQQLALALPHQVNSVALVPRASGPVQQYNDQPVQQTAPSSLVPQQDRYAVSQAIVYYPQHQAPGNQDTQGQQVQQEVQYLPVRPQAQDVHASSQPQSANQTQPQSYTPYQQQWQQQPSRSSPAPAAQQQQPFSQPFPPPVQQSQLSNAHQFPTQPAQQSQLSNVQQFPTQPAQQSQLPNVQQFPTQPAQQSQLSNAQQFPPPQQSNPHLPQTAQPQHPHAQTQMRPPTPPPNYSGGYPPHQPLNPSPETLPGSAAMQGQYNTIAPSGVTHSEGQYSYGGPGIPPSQPPPQHNMQRQQLPPPGQGSFGPPPGKGGYPPQYAPQGHPQGYNTSYGSYPPTGPSAVQAAQMPPGSSQHHMMRGHPYGDMIEKAITMGYPREQVLNVIQRMTESGQPIDFNALLDRLNESGSGAPPRPW from the exons ATGTCCGGCTCCGGCGGGCCCTCAGGCCGCGGCCCCGCAGGCGGCACTCGGAGCTTCGACTTCGGCACGGACGACGTGCTCTGCTCATACGACGACTTCGCCGCCCCCTCCGAGCCCAAGCGACTCGATCCAGTCGACAAG GATTTTCATGAGAGCAGATTTGGGAGACCATCTGTTAAAGTTTATGAACAAGATAGTTATGCCAAAGAGGATGTACTTTCTGCTGTTGAGAAATGCATGAAGAAATATGCTGATAATTTGCTAAGGTCTCTTGAAGGAATCACCAGCAGGCTTTCACAGCTGGAGATTTATTGCTATAAGCTTGAGAGGTCCATAGGCGAGCTTCGAGCTGATGTGCTTCGTGATGAAACTGATCTAAGATTAAAGTCTCTTGAGAAACATCTACATGAA GTGCACAGGTCTATTCAAATCCTTCGAGACAAGCAAGAGTTAGCGGATACTCAGAAGGAGCTAGCCAAGTTTCAACTTACACATGATGAATCTAAAAAGAAAGAAGATGTGCTGACAGCCTTCCCCGAGGCAAAGAAGCCTGAAGAAAAGCGCGATGCAGCAAGTCAGCAGCTGGCACTTGCTTTGCCTCATCAGGTGAACTCAGTGGCACTTGTACCTAGAGCTTCTGGACCAGTCCAACAGTACAACGATCAACCTGTGCAGCAGACGGCCCCTAGCTCTCTTGTACCGCAGCAGGACCGCTATGCTGTTAGCCAAGCCATTGTTTACTACCCACAACACCAAGCTCCAGGCAACCAGGACACACAAGGTCAGCAAGTACAACAAGAGGTGCAATACCTGCCAGTAaggcctcaagctcaagatgtccatGCTTCATCCCAGCCTCAGTCAGCAAATCAAACCCAGCCCCAGTCTTACACTCCTTACCAGCAGCAGTGGCAGCAGCAACCCTCTCGTTCATCTCCTGCACCAGCAGCTCAGCAACAGCAGCCTTTCTCCCAGCCATTTCCTCCACCTGTGCAGCAGTCCCAACTATCTAATGCTCATCAGTTTCCAACACAGCCAGCACAGCAGTCCCAGCTGTCTAATGTTCAGCAGTTTCCAACACAACCAGCGCAGCAGTCCCAGCTGCCTAATGTTCAGCAGTTTCCAACACAACCAGCGCAGCAGTCCCAGTTGTCTAATGCTCAACAGTTTCCTCCACCACAGCAATCCAACCCTCATCTTCCTCAGACAGCGCAACCACAACATCCTCATGCGCAAACTCAGATGAGACCCCCGACCCCCCCGCCAAACTACTCTGGTGGCTATCCACCCCACCAGCCATTGAACCCTTCCCCTGAAACTCTGCCCGGCAGCGCGGCTATGCAAGGACAATACAACACCATTGCTCCATCAGGTGTGACTCATTCTGAAGGGCAATATTCATATGGTGGACCTGGCATCCCACCATCTCAGCCACCACCGCAGCACAACATGCAAAGGCAGCAGCTTCCTCCTCCAGGCCAAGGCTCTTTCGGGCCGCCTCCAGGTAAGGGGGGCTATCCTCCGCAGTATGCGCCGCAGGGGCATCCGCAGGGTTACAACACATCGTATGGCAGCTACCCGCCGACTGGTCCTTCTGCAGTCCAGGCAGCACAGATGCCTCCAGGGTCATCGCAGCATCACATGATGCGCGGCCATCCATATGGAGATATGATCGAGAAGGCAATCACCATGGGATATCCAAGGGAGCAGGTgctgaatgtgatccagaggatgaCTGAGAGCGGGCAGCCGATAGATTTCAATGCGTTGCTCGACAGGCTGAACGAATCAGGCTCCGGAGCACCCCCTCGTCCGTGGTGA